The genomic window TTCGTCGATGAAGAGAGCAGGGATATAAAGGTGAGTTACCTGATCCATCTGCAGCCCCGAATTATTGGGGTGTCCGATCATCAGCTGCGCTTCGCGCGCGCCGCTTGCCGGTGCATCGGTTGATTTCGCGAACTGCCTGAACCGCATTTGTCCAAGACGTTTTTTTGCCTCATCTGCAGTTTTGGCAGCAGGAGCGGAACAACCGCCGGATGCTTTCACATAGGTTTTGACCATGTAAAGCTTACCGTCATTGAGCTCGGCGACCGCATGAACCGTTGTGTAATTGTTGATGCGCACACGCGTCGAAATCTCCGATACTCCCGCCGCCTCGCCAACTTCAAATTTTGCAGCCATTGGGGCGGGATTTTCATCGATCACCAGCGTGATTGACTTCAGGTGTCGTGGGTCGCCCGATGGCAGGGTCGTGCGCAGGATAACGGGGACAATCGCAGCGTCTTCAGCGCGCGACGGCATCTCGATCGAAATCACGCCCGCGCCGTCATCAATAGGCCTATTGTTAAAAATATCCTGAACGAGGCTTGGCCACGGGTCTGTGCGTTGAGGAGGATCTGCATAGGACGCCGTCGCGGCAAACGTAGCAGCAAGAGCGACGCCAATTAAGCCAAGAAAACGACCTGTCATTCTGCGCATTGGTCACGATCCCTTCAGCCAGATCGGAAAGCTTACACCGGTTGCCGCATTATTCCCACTCAAGCTCTGAAAATGCTGCAGTCGCGTTGCGCGAGTTATAATCGTCGAACAGTTGCCACTGCGCCCTCTCGGAAGCTCCAGCATTCTCTGCAGCAGTCGATAGTGGAACGCCGCGCTTGATGAACGTGCGCGTATCCGACGCGAGCTTCTCAAGATAACGCTGTTCTTGAGAAATTGCGCCTGGCCAATCGGCAATTGAACCATGACCTGGAACCACACGTTTCGCTTCAACGCCGGACATTATCTTCAGAACGTTGAGCCAACTGACGATGCTGCCATCCAGGACCGGGACGTGCTCGCGGAAAATCAGATCTCCGGCAAACAGAGTTCCCGTGGTGCTGTCGAGAACGGTGAGATCGTTATCCGTGTGGGCTGCTGGCCAAGCTTGAAGGACCAGATTCCTGTTTCCAATGTTGAGCGTAACTTGATCATCGACGAGGAGTGTCGGCGAGATAATTTTGACATCGGAAATCAATTCTTCGCCCATCAAACGGCGAAAGGCATCGATGTAGAATTGACCGTGTGTGGCCAGCGCTCTTGGCAGATTTCGATGACCTACAAAGGTAGTTTGGTCATGAGCGAATGCTGCGTTGCCAAAGACATGGTCCGGATGGCCGTGTGTGTTCACGACATATCGGATCGGCTTTGGGGTGCGTATGCGAATTGCTGAGAGGAGGCGGCGGCCTTCCTGAGCGCTTCCACCGGTGTCGATGACCGCTACCGCATCATCTCCAATGATAAAGCCGACGTTGGCCGTCGCGCCTTCATTCTCTCGTGTCATCAGCGAGATTTCGCCAATGTGAACGAAGACGCCTGGCGCGATTTCACTCATTTTTAGAGGCGCGATGTCGTTCTGCGCTCGCGTTGCCACCGCTGTCGCGATGATCATGGTGAACGATGTCAGTATCGCGACAGCACGATTCATGAATGACTCTTTGATTCTCTTGCGGCGGTGCACTCGACGATTTCGCCGAACAAGCAATGAATGTGCGATGTGGGAGCGCGACAGCATGACGCTATGCAGTGTTAACAAACGCGGTGGTACATTTCTGTTGCGCGCTCTGAGTGACCAGCATAGCATTTGCTTGTTTCCGACTCTAACTGGACTTCGGTTGACTGGGATCGCCGATGTTTTCATCGGAAAGCTGATGCGGGGAGACGAATGTCTCAGGACGCTCGCCTTTGTCGCTGATGCTGTGACGCGCTGCCAACCTGACACGCTGCCACGATAAACCCTGGTTGACTGGGGCCTGTAATAAAAACGTGGGAGGATACGTGATGCGCAAGGTCATAACTGCGACCTGTCTTGCGAGTTGTCTTGGCATCGGAGCGGTGTGGACCGCAGGTGCCGCGTATGCCAATGACGAATTGATCAAGATGCAGCAGAACCCAAAAGATTGGGTTATGCCAACTGGTAACTACGCCAACCACCGCTACTCTCAACTCAAACAAATCAACGCAGACAACGTCGGAAAGCTGCAAGTGGCTTGGACGTTCTCAACCGGCGTGCTTCGCGGTCACGAAGGTGGACCGCTTGTGATCGGCGACATGATGTATCTTCATACGCCGTTCCCGAATATTGTTTATGCGTTAAACCTGAAGGACGAGCAGAAGATCGTCTGGAAGTATGAACCGAAACAAGATCCGAACGTCATTCCGGTGATGTGCTGCGATACGGTCAACCGCGGTGTGTCTTATGCGGATGGCAAGATTTTCCTTTATCAGGCTGATACCACTCTCGTTGCTCTCGACGCCAAGGACGGAAAAGTCGTCTGGTCGGTGAAGAACGGCGATCCCGGCAAGGGAGAGACGGGCACATCGGCGCCGATGATCGTCAAGGACAAGATCTTTGTCGGCATTTCCGGCGGCGAGTTCGGGGTTCGTGGATCTCTCACGGCCTACAATATCAAGGACGGCAAGCAGGTATGGCGCGGCTATTCAATGGGTCCGGATAGCGACACATTGATGGATCCGCAAAAAACAACTCACCTTGGCAAGCCGGTGGGTAAGGACTCCGGCACCAACACCTGGCAAGGCGATCAATGGAAGATCGGCGGAGGTACGACGTGGGGATGGTATGCCTACGATCCCGAATTGAACCTGATCTATTACGGGTCGGGCAATCCTTCGACGTGGAATCCGAAGCAGCGGCCCGGTGACAATCGCTGGTCGATGGCGATCTGGGCGCGCGATCCCGACACTGGTATGGCGAAGTGGGTGTATCAGATGACACCCCATGACGAGTGGGACTACGACGGCGTCAACGAAATGATCCTGGCCGATCAGAATATCGGCGGGACCAACCGCAAGATCCTGGTGCACTTCGATCGTAATGGCTTCGGCTATACGCTCGACCGCGCCACCGGCGAACTGCTCGTTGCTGAAAAGTATGATCCGAAGGTCAATTGGGCGACCAAGGTCGACATGGACAAGAACTCACAGACCTACGGGCGTCCGCTCGTGGTCAAGGAATTCTCGACCGACCAGCAGGGTGAAGATGTCAACGTGAAGAACATCTGCCCGGCGGCTCTTGGTACCAAGGACCAGCAGCCTGCAGCATTCTCACCAGAGACAGGTTTGTTCTACGTGCCGACCAACCATGTCTGCATGGACTACGAACCGTTCCGCGTGCGTTACACGGCAGGTCAGCCTTACGTCGGCGCGACCCTGTCCATGTATCCGCCTCAGGGTGAAACCCACATGGGCAATTTCATCGCTTGGGATGCGAAAACTGGAAAGATTGTCTGGTCCGACAAGGAGCAGTTCTCCGTCTGGTCCGGTGCACTCGCGACTGCTGGTGGCGTGGTGTTCTACGGAACACTCGAAGGCTACCTGAAAGCGGTTGACGCCAAGACAGGTAAGGAACTGTACAAGTTCAAGACCTCGTCCGGCATCATCGGCAACGTCACCACCTACGAGCAGGGCGGCAAGCAATACGTTGCAGTGCTGTCCGGTGTCGGCGGATGGGCGGGCATCGGCCTCGCGGCTGGCCTGACTGATCCGACGGCAGGCCTCGGTGCGGTGGGTGGCTACGCTGGCTTGCGCAACTACACGGCGCTTGGCGGCTCGCTCACAGTGTTTGCGTTGCCGAACTAGTCGCAGCGCACAATGCATCAACCGGCGCGTGGAACCTTTCCTCGCGCCGGTTCGTTTGACCCATCAACCACAACAATAATCAAAAATGAGGAAAGCCCGTGCACAACGGTTTCATCGCCGCAGCGTTGTTTGTTGTTCTTTTGGGAGGAGGCGTGGCTCTCGCCGATGGCAGTGGAGACCCGGCTGCTGTCAAGGAAGAGAATGGAAAGTACTTCGACAAGGATGGCAATCCGACGTTCAAGGTCCAGGCCGATGGAACGGTCGATTGGTACACTTACTCCGGTTACCGTCGTTATCATTCGGAGTGCCACGTTTGCCATGGACCTGATGGCGAAGGATCAACGTACGCACCAGCTCTGAAGAATTCGCTGAAGACCATGAACTATGCGGATTTTCTCACGGTGGTCGCGAGCGGACGCAAGAACGTATCGTCATCGCAGGAAAACGTGATGCCGGCATTGGGCGATAATCCGAACGTTGCTTGCTACATGGATGATATCTTCGTCTACCTGCGGGCACGCGCGAACGATGCGGTTGGCCGCGTGCGGCCGGCAAAGCACGAAGGAAAGTCGGAAGCCGCCAAGCAGGCGGAAGACTCCTGTATCGGAAAGTGAGCGGCAACGCTCGATACGGGACCAGCGAACGAAAATCAGAAGGAGGCCGCGATGGCAAGAACTGTACCACGCGGGGCGTTTGCATTTTCCTTATGTGCCGCATTGATCGGGCTACTCCACGGTGTGCCAGCATCAGCGCAGGCCTTGCCTGAGGGGACGGATCTTTCGATTGAGCTTGTCGACCCCAAAGTTCTTCGGGTCTGTGCCGATCCGCACAATCTCCCATTCTCCAACGAGAAGGGGGAAGGCTTCGAAAACAAGCTTGCCGAGTTTATGGCGCAGAAGCTCGACAAAAAGCTCGCTTACGCCTTCTTTCCGCAGGCCACTGGTTTTGTGCGGATGACGCTCGGCTCCCATCGCTGCGATGTGATCCTCGGTTTTCCGCAAGGCGATGATCTCGCACAAGGCACTAACCCTTATTACCGGACGTCCTATGCGATCATTACCAAGAATGGTAGCGAGCTTGATGATGTGACGACGCTGGCGGACGAGCGCCTCAAGAGCAAACGGATCGGTATTGTCGCAGGAACTCCGCCGGGCACGGCCATGGCGGCGAACGGGTTGATGCGAAATGCCAAACCTTATCCCCTTGTCATCGATACGCGGATCGATTCCTCCGCCGAAGCGATGGTCAAGGATATCAGCTCGGGCCAGATCGATGCGGGGATCCTGTGGGGACCGATGGCGGGCTATTACGCCAAACAGGCCAATCCGCCTCTGCGGGTCATCCCCCTCGTCAAGGACAAATCCGGACCGCAGCTCGCTTACCGCATCGGTATGGGTGTGCGCCCGGCGGACCAGAACTGGAAGCGGCTGCTCAACCGGTTCATCCAGGAGAACCAACCAGAGATCAATAAGATCCTGCTCGACTTCGGCGTTCCGCTGCTCGACGAAAACGACCGGCCGATTACAGCCGAAGTGCTGACGAAGTAAGTCCGATGCGGTGGTTGCCGCAGGTGATGGCAATCGCACTGTTAATGTCACAGTCTGCATTTGCGGAAGACGCTCCGCCAGCTGAGCCCGAGACTTACCGTACGGACAACTACCGTGCGCCGGTGCCTGCCACACTCAAGGGCGGGCGCGTGCTGAACAGTGACGAAGCGGCGGCCATCTGGCGCAGCGGTTCAGCTGTGTTCATCGATGTGCTGCCGCACCCGCCACGCCCCAATCTTCCCGCCGGCACCGTGTGGCGTGAGCCGCCACGGCACAATATTCCTGGAAGCATCTGGCTGCCCGATACGGGATATGGCGAGCTTGCTGCCACCACTGAGGATTACCTGCGGCAGGGCCTTAAGCGCGCCACCGGCGGAAAACGTGACAAGCTTCTCGTGTTTTACTGCCAAGCCGATTGCTGGATGTCGTGGAATGCGGCGAAGCGGGCTTTGTCTTATGGCTACACCAATGTCGCCTGGTATCCGGACGGCACCGACGGCTGGCAACTGTTCGATCTGCCTGTCGAGGATTCAAAGCCGGAGCCTCGCCTCACGGAATAGGAGGCGGTTATTCCATTTCTTGCTGGATCGTGCGTCCCAGCGCAAACAGGCGTTGATCGATGATCGTCGGAACCTCGCACGCGAAGCGAATGACCCTGTTACGGTCCTCGAAGATGCGGGTTTCCCAGGTCAGCTGATTGGATAGCTCTTCGATCTTGGCTTGATCGGGCGTTGGAGCATCCTGAAGCTCATGAAGCGCAAGCGTATCGCTTCGGATTTTGTCCGCGGCCGCTCGTTGCTTGCGGGTGACGCGCTCGAGGCCGTTCATTACCGACGAGCGTTGGGCGTTGAGTGACTCGAACAGCCCGGCAAACAGCATTTTCCCGTTTTGAACTTTGTCTTTTGAGTTCGACAAGAAATCCGTGATCAGCTTCTCCGCGTCCTCCATTGAGGTCCGGCGCGCGGCGAGCCGCGCGACCAGCGAGTCAATCTTGTCGTCTGTTTTCCATTTGTTTGTAACATCATCCAGCGAAGGTCCTGCCCACACCGCAGCCAGGGAAATTTCCGGCACCTTTGCCTGCGCGCATGGCCAGTCGGGATATCGAGGATCGGCGGCAAGAGCCTGAACCGCTGCGCCAATGACCAAAAGCGCGGTGAACAGAAGGGTCCGTTTGCTCATGTTGTCTCACCTCCCGCAGGGGCTCGGCGCAAAAGACCGCGCGAAGGATCGTAAGCGATGACTGCGGCAATCATGAAGAGGAGTGTGCATCCGGCAACCACGCTCAAGGACGCCCAGTTGATTTGTCCGTAGAGCGCGAAGCGGATGAGCTCGACCGCGTGGGTGAACGGGTTGAATTGGCAGACGTAATAAAGTATCGGGCTTCCTTCCCGCACGCGCCACAGGGGGTACAAAGCCGATGAGGCGAAGAACATCGGGAAGATCACGAAATTCATGACGCCCGCGAAATTCTCCAGCTGCTTGATGCCGGATGATATCAGCATGCCGAGAGCGCCGAGCATCAGCCCGGACAGGATCAGCGCGGGAATAACCGTGAAATATCCGATCGTGGGGGGCTCGATCTCCCAGAACCACGCGATCAACAGGAACGCGTAGACCTGCACGATGGAGACTGCCGTTCCCGCGAGCAGCTTGCACGACAGCAGATACCAGCGCGGCAGCGGACTGATGAGCAGCGTCCGCATAATGCCCATCTCCCGGTCGTAGACCATGGACAGCGACGACTGCATGCCATTGAAGAGCTGGATCATCGCCATCAATCCAGGCGTGATGTAGACCTCATAAAGAATATAAGTCTCATAGGGGGGGATGATGGACACGCCGAGCACCTGACGGAAGCCGGCGGCGAAGATGAACAGCCAGACCAGCGGCCGGACCAGTGCGGAGATGAACCGTTCGCGCTGGTGCAGGAAGCGCAATCCCTCGCGCCAAACGATGCCTTTCAGGCACGTCGCGTATTGCGAGAGCGAAAGGCCGGTTGATTGTTCCGGAACGGTTGTGACGGTCATGGCGCGGTGCTCACTGTTTCCACGTGTGCCCCGGTCAATTGGACGAACGCGGAGTGGAGGTTTTGCGCTCCGACTTCTTTGATCACTTGCGAGGCTACGCCATGGGCCCGCACCTTGCCTTGATGAAGGACGACAAGATCATCATCGGGCGTGACCTCGTCAAAAAGGTGGGTCGCCCACAGCACGCTGATGCGGTCTTCGCTGACCAACCGTCGCACATAAGCCAGGATGTCAAAGCGTGCCTTGACGTCGAGGCCGACGGTGGGCTCATCGAGTAAGAGCAGGCGAGGCCGGTGCAGTAACGCGCGGGCGATCTCGAGGCGTCGCATCTGTCCGCCGGAGAGCACGCGAACCTTGTCCTTTGAGCGGTCAGCAAGACCAAGGCGACGCAGCAGATCATCGGCCCGGGCCAGCGCTTCGCGCTTGCCAATGCCATGCAGGGCGGCGTGATAGACGAGATTTTGTGCGACCGAGAGATCGAGATCGAGCGTGCGTGGTTGAAAGACGACACCGAGCATGCGCAGAGCTTCGCTCGGATGGTGCCGGATGTCGTGATGGAAGATCTCGATGCTTCCCGCCTGCACGCCAAACAGCCGGGTGATGAGAGAGACAAGGGTACTTTTGCCGGCACCGTTGAGGCCCAACAAAGCCAGGAACGTGGCAGGTGGGATCGAGAAACTCACGTTGTCGAGCGCTTGGCGGGTGCCATAGGAATGGCTGACGCCGCTGACAGAGAGTGCAGCCGGTGGGTTCGAGGAGGCCGGTGAACGCTCGTCAGGCGCTACTGGTGTTCTGATCGGGATGTCTGTCACGGTCATTGCTGCGAAATTGTCACCCCCCAGGGTAATTCGCCGACCTGAATGGTCTTAATGACCTTGCGCGCGGCGACATCGATGACGGAGACATCGTTGGAGACGCCATTCGTGGTCAGCAGATATTTTTCATCCGGCGTGAACGCCATGTGCCACACGCGCTGGCCTACCAGCAGATATTTGGAAACCTCGTGAGTGGTGGCGTCGATCACGGCAACGCGATTGGCTGGCCCAAGGGCAACAAAGGCGGTTTTGCCGTCGCGGGTAATCGCCATGCCTACGGGTTGGATCGCCTCGCTGCGCATGCCGGGAATATTGAACGAGATCTTCTTCGTGATCGTCTGCTTGGCCGGATCGATGATCGCCACTGTGCCACCGATCTCAGAGGATACCCAGAGTTCCGAGCTGTCGCTCTTGTATTCGGCATAACGCGGACGCGAGTCGACCAGTATATTCGCGACAATTTGATGCGTCTTGGTGTCGATGAAATGTGCCATGTTGGTGGTCTCGGATGTGTTGATCAGGATCTTTCCATCCGGGCTGAGCGTCATTCCCTCTGGCTCGACGCCGACCTGAACATCGCCGATGCGGGCGCGCTTCGCGATATCGATAATCGTGACGGTATTGTCGTTTTCGTTGGCGACGTAGAGAACTTTTCCGGCGGCATCCTGCGTGAACAGTTCGGGGTCCGGCCCGGAGGGCAGGCTGTCGACCACCTTTTGCGTCGCAGTGTCGATCATCTGGATTGTGTCATCATCGCCTACGGCGACAAGCACGAACTTGCCATCCTTCGTGAATTCGATGCCGCGAGGGCGTTGACCGACTTTGATGGTGTTGATGACGGCCCATTTCTCAGTATCGATCACGGAGACTGTATTGCTCTTTTCGTTGGATACATAAGCGAGGTAGGCATTGGCCGGCGTTGCGGCCGCAAGCAACAGGAGCGCTCCGAATAGAAGGCAGTGTCGCCGCATGCGTTACCTCCAGTGTGTTATTTCAACTTGCACTTGGTCTCGGGGCGATCGTAGCCAAGCGTATCGAGTTCCGATGTCTGATGCAGAAAGCCTTCCTGCGGTGAGACGGACACCACCATGCGGCCGTCCGCCAGCAGGATGGGCTGGCGCAGTTGCAGATTCCAATCGCGCAATGTCAGCCGCTGGCCCTTGAAGGCGGCGAGCGAGAAATCCTTACTCTTGAGAAAATCCGTGACGATTTTCGGATCGCCGGAGCGGGTTCGGGAGGTTGCCTCTCCGATCATGCGAACAGCGGTCCAGGCCTGCATGTCGAGTGCCGTCATCAGCCGTGAATTGAGCTTGATGAAGCGATTTTGCATCTGCACGGCGCCCCATTGATCGTGCGCCGCATCCCAGCTTTTGGGAACAAGGCCGGCCGATCCGGCAACAGGCCGCGGGTCCCATGTGCGGTACGGCAGATAAGGCGCGAAGACTTCGTTTTCATCCGCGGCTACCAGAACGTCATAAGCAGGGGCCTGCTGGGTGAACACCGGCATCTGTCGCTGGATCTGTGTCACGCCACTGTCGGTTCGGCGCGCGCCTCCGGTGTCTTCGAATACACGCTCCTGGACAATCTTGGCGCCGAAGCGTGTCGCTGCCCGGCGCAGCGCGTCCGCATAGAGCTTGTCCTCCGGGTGCGACCCCAGCACCAGGAACCAGCGTCTCCACTGCTTCCAGACCAGATACTGAGCAAGGCCATCGGCCAGCATGGAGCGGGTTGGCGCGGTGTGGATCACATTGCTGCGGCAATCTTCCTCTCGCAGCCGGTCATCGATCGCACCGGCATTGAAGACAACAGTTCCGCGATCCCGGATAGCATCGGCTGCTTTCAGAAGAGCATCAGGCGGAAGATCAGCGACGACAAACGCGACTTGCTGATCAGCAAGCTTGGAGATTGCCGCGGCTGGATCGTCTCCGTCCTTGAGCCGGACTTCCTCCAAGGTGAAGCGCTGGTTGAGGAACTTGCCTGTGGTGTTGTTGTCTTCGATCGCAAGGCGGGCTCCCGCCACGCCGTTATCTTTTGTCGGCAGATCGACGAGCGAAAGCGTGGGCTTGATCTCGTCGCGGGCCAGATAACCGACCTTGATCGTGGTCGGATCGGCCGCATGAGCAACCGATATAAAGGCACCGACAGCAATCAGGCTGCACACCAGTCGATTCAACGCGGTCTCCGTGATCGAGCCCTAGTGCGCTGGATTTGACATTCGTACCAGTATTGCGGCGAGCCCTCAGCACGAACGTCAAATCCAAGAATCGCACTAGCTTCATAGAGTTGCTAGCGTCCCTCCTTGTTCTAACGTTCGCGAACGAGAGTGCTGCAAAGTGATGCGAACGGTAGAACCGTGACACTAGGTGAATGATAAAGCCTTTCTCGTCGGAAGATATGGCCGATCGGCTCGCTGCGGGTATGATATTTTGCCGCCGTGTGCAGTGCAGCTATTTTGGAGGACGCCGCATGAGGGCGAATTCACTTGCTGGTGTGTTGCTGCCGGTTGTCTTGTTCGCGGCGCCTGCACTTGCTGATCCGCCGAAGGCCGCCGTGTTTGATTTCGAGCTTGTCGACACCAGCCTGCAAGGCGAAATCAGTGGTGGTCCGCGCGCCGATGAGCAGGCGCGATTGAAGAACGCCAGCGACCAGCTCCGCAAAGGTCTCGCGGACTCCGGCAAGTTCCTGCTGGTGGATATTGCGCCGGTCAGCGCTGCGGCGCACAACAGCAATCTTCAAGCGTGTGGCGGATGCGACGTGCGGCTCGCCCAAAAAGTTGGTGCGGATCTATCCGTTACAGGTGTGGTGCAGAAGGTGTCCAATCTGATCCTCAACATGAACGTCTATATTCGCGACGTTCATACCGGGCAGATGGTTGCTGCGGCGAGCGCAGACTTGCGCGGAAACACCGATGAGTCCTGGTCACGAGCGGTCGTCTATCTGCTGCGAAACCGGCTGCTCGCTCCGAAACCAGGCACCGTGCAGTAGGCTGTT from Nitrobacteraceae bacterium AZCC 1564 includes these protein-coding regions:
- a CDS encoding ABC-2 type transport system ATP-binding protein (product_source=KO:K01990; cath_funfam=3.40.50.300; cog=COG1131; ko=KO:K01990; pfam=PF00005; smart=SM00382; superfamily=52540; tigrfam=TIGR03864) — its product is MTVTDIPIRTPVAPDERSPASSNPPAALSVSGVSHSYGTRQALDNVSFSIPPATFLALLGLNGAGKSTLVSLITRLFGVQAGSIEIFHHDIRHHPSEALRMLGVVFQPRTLDLDLSVAQNLVYHAALHGIGKREALARADDLLRRLGLADRSKDKVRVLSGGQMRRLEIARALLHRPRLLLLDEPTVGLDVKARFDILAYVRRLVSEDRISVLWATHLFDEVTPDDDLVVLHQGKVRAHGVASQVIKEVGAQNLHSAFVQLTGAHVETVSTAP
- a CDS encoding PQQ-dependent catabolism-associated beta-propeller protein (product_source=TIGR03866; cath_funfam=2.130.10.10; cleavage_site_network=SignalP-noTM; cog=COG3391; smart=SM00320; superfamily=50974; tigrfam=TIGR03866; transmembrane_helix_parts=Inside_1_4,TMhelix_5_27,Outside_28_323): MRRHCLLFGALLLLAAATPANAYLAYVSNEKSNTVSVIDTEKWAVINTIKVGQRPRGIEFTKDGKFVLVAVGDDDTIQMIDTATQKVVDSLPSGPDPELFTQDAAGKVLYVANENDNTVTIIDIAKRARIGDVQVGVEPEGMTLSPDGKILINTSETTNMAHFIDTKTHQIVANILVDSRPRYAEYKSDSSELWVSSEIGGTVAIIDPAKQTITKKISFNIPGMRSEAIQPVGMAITRDGKTAFVALGPANRVAVIDATTHEVSKYLLVGQRVWHMAFTPDEKYLLTTNGVSNDVSVIDVAARKVIKTIQVGELPWGVTISQQ
- a CDS encoding ABC transporter substrate binding protein (PQQ-dependent alcohol dehydrogenase system) (product_source=TIGR03863; cleavage_site_network=SignalP-noTM; cog=COG0683; pfam=PF13458; superfamily=53822; tigrfam=TIGR03863); the encoded protein is MNRLVCSLIAVGAFISVAHAADPTTIKVGYLARDEIKPTLSLVDLPTKDNGVAGARLAIEDNNTTGKFLNQRFTLEEVRLKDGDDPAAAISKLADQQVAFVVADLPPDALLKAADAIRDRGTVVFNAGAIDDRLREEDCRSNVIHTAPTRSMLADGLAQYLVWKQWRRWFLVLGSHPEDKLYADALRRAATRFGAKIVQERVFEDTGGARRTDSGVTQIQRQMPVFTQQAPAYDVLVAADENEVFAPYLPYRTWDPRPVAGSAGLVPKSWDAAHDQWGAVQMQNRFIKLNSRLMTALDMQAWTAVRMIGEATSRTRSGDPKIVTDFLKSKDFSLAAFKGQRLTLRDWNLQLRQPILLADGRMVVSVSPQEGFLHQTSELDTLGYDRPETKCKLK
- a CDS encoding hypothetical protein (product_source=Hypo-rule applied; cath_funfam=3.40.50.10070; cleavage_site_network=SignalP-noTM; pfam=PF11684; superfamily=52964) — encoded protein: MRANSLAGVLLPVVLFAAPALADPPKAAVFDFELVDTSLQGEISGGPRADEQARLKNASDQLRKGLADSGKFLLVDIAPVSAAAHNSNLQACGGCDVRLAQKVGADLSVTGVVQKVSNLILNMNVYIRDVHTGQMVAAASADLRGNTDESWSRAVVYLLRNRLLAPKPGTVQ